A region from the Tahibacter amnicola genome encodes:
- a CDS encoding S8 family serine peptidase, with protein sequence MAKVHEVLVKVRGGKNGAGAQSLSATPGIRAEPILEVPARPADAAFGLAKKGSATWLRVTAEPASDNPWDNAHALLERQQGLGVAGGLGPIEAIEPDLEQQWPHGDSPGNESALALAAAKPQCTFDDQNAEGGRPKGPSVGWNLLDGFSALAQARARVGDKQAQIIIAHLDTGFDKAHATVPVNLMHALQRNFVAGDPPNDATDRTPDGLGFIRNRGHGTGTLSLLAGAQMANPSDPWKTFAAAIGGAPLARILPVRIADWVVRFRLGTMVQGIDYARTHGAHVLSMSMGGVSSRALVDAVNLAYDAGLLMVTAAGNNFAGTPTPRTVVFPARLHRVLAACGVMADGRAYTGLANRTMQGNFGPDEKMETALGAYTPNVPWAQIDCANLVDMDGAGTSAATPQIAAAAALWLAEHWDEVKKYPEPWMRVEAARHALFASARKSTAKMDLARTRKTIGNGVCNALAALDILPLPAAQLTKRPPAKASFSVANLLFGGGGVSLDAVSTAQKEMLALELTQIAQRVVEVDEAIDDPDRPPQTIPAAACSRYLEAALDHGQPSRLLRAFLERLVGRNRPSIPAAAPKSSGLARRPKPAVPPRRRLRVYALDPSLGKQIQSRQLNETVLTVPWDDMPTHEKDGPLTERRSRMEALQPGPVGEYLEVIDVDPASGKVYEPVDLNDPYLLAQDGLAPSEGNPQFHQQMVYAVAMTTIGHFERALGRSALWAPTGNNETRRLRIYPHGLRDENAYYSPQKKALLFGYFQSRSSGVDATAPGTMVFTCLSSDIIAHEMTHALLDGLHRRFEEPSNPDVIAFHEAFADIVALFQHFMITDLVRFEIGHAHGNLTAAKLLSGIAKQFGEGANRHGPLRDYVGAEVSNLVYADTKEPHARGSILVHAVYDAFLNVVSYRTADLIRIATNGTGVLAAGALHPDLVNRLTTETCETASYFLTMCIRALDYCPPVDITFGEYLRAIITADRDLVVEDRHGYRVAIMESFRKRGILPADVRTVSEETLSWGTFHDPTPVWLDRLVDAVDINFNRVLTRHEIFNLNRENCGNVSRKLSEIFAEDAERLREFGLMPGIRRYDELGKEVAVADGSTYQLCNTTFEVHNIRPARRIAPDGSHRTEIIAVITQRRPIPFDGKDVANGFFWFRGGATLVIDPRDNVREIRYSVLKNCASEDRLQRQRESMGASYLSPLRALYFGGDCRKSVAEPFALIHADREAHHG encoded by the coding sequence ATGGCAAAGGTCCATGAAGTCCTGGTAAAGGTGCGCGGCGGCAAGAACGGGGCCGGGGCGCAATCGCTCTCGGCGACGCCTGGCATTCGTGCCGAACCCATCCTGGAAGTGCCGGCAAGACCGGCAGACGCGGCATTCGGGCTGGCGAAGAAAGGGTCGGCCACCTGGCTGCGCGTGACGGCGGAGCCTGCCAGTGACAACCCCTGGGATAACGCCCATGCCTTGCTGGAACGACAGCAGGGACTCGGTGTGGCCGGCGGCCTGGGGCCGATCGAGGCGATCGAACCGGACCTCGAGCAGCAATGGCCCCATGGCGATTCGCCGGGCAACGAATCAGCGCTCGCCCTCGCTGCGGCGAAGCCGCAATGCACGTTCGACGATCAGAACGCCGAAGGCGGTCGCCCCAAGGGGCCCAGCGTCGGGTGGAATCTGCTGGACGGCTTCAGCGCGCTGGCGCAGGCGCGGGCGCGCGTGGGCGACAAGCAGGCGCAGATCATCATCGCGCACCTGGATACCGGGTTCGACAAGGCGCATGCAACGGTGCCTGTCAATCTGATGCACGCCCTGCAGCGCAATTTCGTGGCCGGCGACCCGCCCAATGACGCCACTGACCGTACCCCCGACGGGCTGGGTTTCATCCGCAATCGCGGCCACGGCACCGGCACGCTGAGCCTGCTGGCCGGCGCGCAGATGGCGAACCCGTCCGACCCCTGGAAAACATTCGCCGCAGCCATCGGCGGTGCGCCCCTGGCACGCATCCTTCCCGTCCGCATTGCAGACTGGGTGGTCCGGTTCCGCCTGGGCACCATGGTGCAAGGCATCGACTACGCCAGGACCCACGGCGCGCACGTGTTGTCGATGAGCATGGGCGGCGTGAGCTCACGCGCACTGGTGGACGCGGTCAACCTCGCCTATGACGCAGGCCTGCTGATGGTTACCGCCGCCGGCAACAATTTTGCCGGCACGCCGACACCCAGAACCGTCGTATTTCCTGCACGCCTGCACCGCGTGCTGGCGGCCTGCGGCGTCATGGCCGATGGTCGCGCCTACACGGGCCTGGCCAATCGCACGATGCAGGGCAACTTCGGGCCCGACGAGAAAATGGAAACGGCCCTGGGCGCCTATACGCCCAACGTGCCCTGGGCACAGATCGACTGTGCCAACCTGGTGGACATGGACGGTGCGGGCACCTCCGCCGCCACGCCGCAGATCGCAGCGGCCGCGGCGCTGTGGCTGGCCGAACATTGGGACGAGGTAAAAAAGTATCCGGAACCCTGGATGCGCGTCGAAGCCGCCCGCCACGCCCTGTTCGCCAGCGCCCGCAAGTCGACCGCGAAGATGGACCTGGCGCGGACACGCAAGACCATCGGCAACGGTGTCTGCAACGCGCTTGCCGCGCTCGACATCCTGCCGCTGCCAGCCGCGCAGTTGACGAAGCGGCCACCGGCGAAGGCATCGTTTTCGGTCGCCAACCTGCTGTTCGGCGGCGGTGGCGTGAGTCTCGACGCGGTATCAACCGCGCAGAAGGAAATGCTCGCGCTGGAACTGACCCAGATCGCCCAGCGGGTGGTCGAGGTGGACGAGGCCATTGACGATCCGGACCGCCCACCTCAAACGATTCCCGCCGCGGCGTGCAGCCGTTACCTGGAAGCGGCGCTGGACCACGGCCAGCCATCCCGTCTGTTGCGGGCGTTTCTGGAAAGACTGGTCGGCCGCAATCGTCCGTCGATCCCCGCAGCGGCGCCAAAGTCCAGCGGACTGGCTCGTCGTCCCAAGCCAGCGGTACCGCCCAGGCGGCGTCTGCGCGTGTATGCACTCGACCCCAGCCTCGGCAAGCAGATCCAGTCGCGCCAGCTCAACGAAACTGTTTTGACAGTGCCGTGGGACGACATGCCGACCCACGAGAAGGACGGTCCATTGACCGAACGCCGGAGCCGGATGGAAGCGCTGCAGCCAGGCCCGGTCGGCGAGTACCTGGAAGTCATCGACGTCGATCCCGCTTCCGGCAAAGTGTACGAACCGGTCGATCTCAACGATCCCTATCTGCTGGCCCAAGACGGGCTGGCGCCCTCGGAAGGCAATCCGCAGTTCCACCAGCAGATGGTCTACGCCGTGGCGATGACGACCATCGGCCATTTCGAACGGGCGCTGGGACGCAGCGCACTATGGGCGCCCACCGGCAACAACGAGACGCGACGCCTGCGGATCTACCCACACGGACTGCGCGACGAGAATGCGTACTACAGCCCCCAGAAAAAGGCACTGCTGTTCGGCTACTTCCAGTCGCGTTCCAGCGGCGTCGATGCGACCGCCCCCGGCACAATGGTGTTCACGTGCCTCTCCAGCGACATCATCGCCCACGAAATGACGCACGCACTGCTCGACGGCCTCCACCGGCGTTTTGAGGAACCTTCCAACCCCGACGTCATCGCCTTCCACGAAGCCTTCGCCGATATCGTTGCGCTGTTCCAGCACTTCATGATCACCGACCTCGTCCGCTTCGAGATCGGCCATGCGCACGGCAACCTGACGGCGGCGAAGCTGCTGAGCGGCATTGCCAAGCAGTTCGGCGAAGGCGCCAACCGGCACGGCCCGTTGCGCGACTACGTCGGCGCCGAGGTGAGCAACCTGGTCTATGCCGATACCAAGGAACCTCACGCCCGCGGATCCATCCTGGTGCATGCGGTCTATGACGCTTTCCTCAACGTGGTGTCATACCGCACCGCCGACCTGATCCGCATTGCGACCAACGGCACGGGCGTGCTCGCGGCCGGCGCGCTGCATCCGGACCTGGTCAATCGGCTGACGACGGAAACCTGCGAGACGGCCTCGTATTTCCTGACGATGTGCATCCGTGCGCTGGATTACTGCCCGCCGGTCGATATCACGTTCGGCGAGTATCTGCGCGCCATCATCACCGCCGATCGCGATCTCGTCGTCGAGGACCGCCACGGCTACCGCGTGGCGATCATGGAATCGTTCCGCAAGCGCGGCATTCTGCCAGCGGATGTGCGTACCGTGTCGGAAGAGACCTTGTCCTGGGGTACCTTCCACGATCCGACGCCGGTATGGCTCGATCGACTGGTTGACGCGGTCGACATCAACTTCAACCGCGTCCTGACTCGCCACGAGATTTTTAATCTCAACCGCGAGAACTGCGGGAACGTGTCGCGTAAACTCAGCGAGATCTTTGCCGAAGACGCCGAACGCCTGCGCGAGTTTGGCCTGATGCCAGGCATCCGACGCTACGACGAACTCGGCAAGGAGGTCGCCGTCGCCGACGGATCCACTTACCAGCTGTGTAACACGACGTTCGAAGTCCACAACATCCGTCCCGCGCGCCGTATCGCGCCCGACGGCTCACATCGAACCGAAATCATCGCCGTGATCACGCAGCGACGGCCCATTCCCTTTGACGGAAAAGACGTCGCCAATGGCTTCTTCTGGTTCCGCGGCGGAGCGACGCTGGTGATCGATCCACGCGACAACGTGCGCGAGATTCGCTACAGCGTGCTGAAGAACTGCGCGAGTGAAGATCGGCTGCAGCGCCAGCGGGAGTCCATGGGAGCGAGCTATCTTTCGCCGCTGCGCGCCCTGTATTTCGGCGGCGACTGCCGCAAATCCGTAGCGGAGCCCTTTGCACTCATCCATGCCGACCGGGAGGCCCATCATGGCTAG
- a CDS encoding T6SS phospholipase effector Tle1-like catalytic domain-containing protein, which yields MPSRRLVICIDGTSNAPGEGMTNIQRLNRMLARDENQVVYYQPGVGTVEPESPDTRWDRRWLMFLDATTGYLMKRHVCSAYRYLMAEYREDDLIYGFGFSRGAYALRVLIGMIRKVGLLHRGQEEMVDFAWRTYAQRGNDDAAKEFRNAFSRFVPKVRFLGLFDTVSAVGTPWRPQIFDYTFTNDRVETVRHALALDEHRVMFVQNLWNSEPGAPTAERRTDVRQVWFAGAHADVGGGYPEAESGLSRIPLAWMRDHAQQAGLEFRPKLSARMLTGDDASEQTDMASITAANAAATAHDELRQRPWWYLLEWLPIPRWRPDGRGGGKRRWYLHRARPRFVPEQSLIHGSVKTRASQMDYVARPRLVRPGDEPEPTNRSV from the coding sequence ATGCCCTCACGCCGCCTCGTCATCTGCATCGACGGAACCAGCAATGCACCCGGCGAAGGCATGACCAATATCCAGCGACTGAACCGGATGCTGGCGCGCGATGAAAACCAGGTCGTGTACTACCAGCCGGGTGTCGGCACCGTCGAACCCGAGTCGCCGGATACGCGCTGGGACCGCCGGTGGCTGATGTTCCTGGACGCCACCACGGGCTATCTGATGAAGCGGCACGTCTGCTCCGCGTACCGCTACCTCATGGCCGAGTATCGCGAGGATGACCTGATCTACGGGTTCGGCTTCAGCCGCGGGGCCTATGCGTTGCGCGTGCTGATCGGCATGATCCGGAAGGTAGGCCTGTTGCACCGGGGGCAGGAGGAGATGGTCGACTTCGCCTGGCGCACCTACGCCCAGCGCGGCAATGATGACGCCGCAAAAGAATTCCGTAATGCATTCAGCCGCTTTGTTCCAAAAGTCCGTTTCCTGGGCTTGTTCGATACGGTGAGCGCTGTCGGCACACCCTGGCGCCCGCAGATTTTCGACTACACCTTTACCAACGACCGGGTTGAAACGGTCCGCCACGCACTGGCGCTGGACGAACACCGCGTGATGTTCGTGCAGAACCTGTGGAACAGCGAACCTGGCGCGCCGACGGCGGAACGCCGCACCGATGTGCGGCAGGTCTGGTTTGCCGGCGCCCACGCGGACGTGGGCGGCGGGTACCCCGAGGCAGAATCCGGCCTTTCGCGCATTCCCCTGGCGTGGATGCGCGATCACGCGCAACAGGCCGGGCTGGAGTTCCGGCCGAAGCTTTCGGCCCGCATGCTCACCGGCGACGACGCATCCGAGCAGACCGACATGGCCAGCATCACCGCCGCCAACGCCGCGGCAACAGCGCACGACGAGCTGCGGCAGCGCCCCTGGTGGTACCTGCTCGAATGGTTGCCGATACCGCGGTGGCGCCCGGACGGCCGTGGCGGCGGCAAGCGGCGCTGGTACCTGCATCGCGCACGCCCACGGTTCGTTCCGGAGCAGTCGCTGATACATGGCAGCGTCAAGACACGCGCGTCACAAATGGATTATGTGGCACGCCCGCGGCTGGTCCGGCCCGGCGACGAGCCGGAACCGACCAACCGGTCTGTCTGA
- a CDS encoding tetratricopeptide repeat protein: MDSRICVLLLAFAAAVASPGEALSGTFPHCDEPVAPLAPPDPTICLSRNEVASPVAATGQALQGLFARTEEHVAAGRFDAASDALACADAIAGAAPAFRYEVVRRFGILEFRRERIPQALRHFHCAAEMAAASGDPVAQARDLKNVGAALRRLGDFQGALQALTTSLTMQRAAGAVSGAVLNNLADVYRDLDEPRPALQYYREALKWYQDNGEKTEAAHVLESMAEASLDAADAAQADAWLQEALATYRAEKNRVYELRVHDGLARAALAQGDLARARHWSASALAIAADGALPLPPALQRQIARTERLSGRPDAAIAQLRSALGSAVDDDPERVPLWEELAAAQTDAGEHAAANDSLRRANGEAREVSRAQHHRQLDWLRIRFETAERDRTIAALESENRARTLQLWGLVVSGLAAILGLWLLFERRRQRHRLEAEARRVRLEEELARYRREADALAEDRNLLKSLLDSRDDAACLLDAEGQILVCNRAACRLIGVDADQLTGQSMTAYLDAGDGAASETVFERMEDSTTQTLELATRDGARVAARITQWPGGGGRLVMELAPRSDVAAAAEVTPLDTGESDGDDMRQAFRVALVDLMLAAIEAWESATASNRIELAEKSRIWRVNIDDGRLRARAMERYLSVAKLPQNPRWRDVLRTAYYVLGQCAGMTAESRARLQGRVDVVLGFTRRDAMV; the protein is encoded by the coding sequence ATGGACTCCCGAATCTGCGTACTCCTCCTGGCGTTCGCCGCCGCCGTGGCATCGCCGGGCGAGGCGCTGTCCGGCACATTTCCGCATTGCGACGAACCTGTCGCGCCGTTGGCACCGCCGGACCCGACAATCTGCCTGTCACGCAACGAAGTGGCTTCGCCGGTAGCAGCGACCGGCCAGGCCCTGCAGGGTTTGTTCGCGCGGACCGAGGAACACGTCGCCGCCGGCCGCTTCGACGCGGCTTCCGATGCGCTGGCCTGCGCGGATGCAATCGCCGGTGCAGCACCGGCGTTTCGCTACGAGGTGGTCCGTCGCTTCGGCATCCTGGAGTTCCGGCGCGAGCGGATTCCCCAGGCATTGCGGCACTTCCACTGTGCGGCGGAAATGGCGGCAGCCAGTGGCGATCCGGTCGCACAGGCGCGCGACCTGAAGAATGTGGGTGCCGCGCTGCGACGCCTGGGCGACTTCCAGGGCGCTCTCCAGGCGCTGACAACCAGCCTCACGATGCAGCGCGCAGCCGGCGCTGTCTCGGGCGCCGTGCTGAACAACCTGGCCGATGTCTACCGTGACCTCGACGAGCCCCGGCCGGCTTTGCAGTACTACCGCGAAGCGCTGAAGTGGTACCAGGACAACGGCGAGAAGACCGAAGCGGCGCACGTTCTCGAATCGATGGCCGAAGCGTCGCTGGACGCCGCTGATGCCGCGCAGGCCGATGCCTGGCTGCAGGAGGCGCTGGCGACCTACCGCGCCGAGAAGAACCGGGTCTATGAACTTCGCGTACACGATGGGCTGGCGCGGGCGGCGCTGGCGCAGGGGGATCTCGCCCGGGCGCGGCACTGGAGCGCCTCAGCGCTGGCGATTGCCGCCGACGGTGCGCTGCCGCTGCCACCGGCGTTGCAGCGACAGATCGCCCGGACCGAGCGGTTGTCCGGCCGGCCGGACGCGGCGATCGCGCAGCTGCGGTCGGCCCTGGGCAGCGCGGTCGATGACGATCCGGAACGTGTGCCGCTGTGGGAGGAACTCGCTGCTGCCCAGACGGATGCGGGCGAGCACGCCGCCGCCAACGACAGTCTGCGCCGCGCCAATGGTGAAGCGCGGGAAGTGTCGCGTGCGCAGCACCACCGCCAGCTGGACTGGTTGCGCATCCGCTTCGAAACAGCTGAGCGCGACCGGACCATCGCTGCGCTGGAAAGCGAAAACCGGGCGCGCACGCTGCAGTTGTGGGGGCTTGTGGTGTCCGGTCTCGCCGCGATACTGGGATTGTGGTTGCTGTTCGAACGGCGACGGCAGCGGCATCGACTCGAAGCCGAGGCCCGTCGCGTGCGTCTTGAAGAGGAACTGGCGCGCTACCGTCGCGAAGCCGATGCTTTGGCGGAAGACCGCAATCTGCTCAAGTCCCTGCTCGACAGCCGGGATGATGCCGCCTGCCTGCTCGATGCGGAGGGGCAGATCCTGGTCTGCAACCGCGCGGCGTGCCGTCTCATCGGTGTCGACGCCGACCAGCTGACGGGGCAGTCCATGACAGCCTATCTGGACGCCGGCGATGGCGCTGCGTCGGAGACTGTCTTCGAACGCATGGAAGACAGCACCACGCAGACCCTGGAATTGGCGACCCGTGACGGCGCGCGCGTTGCCGCGCGCATCACGCAATGGCCGGGGGGCGGCGGGCGGCTGGTGATGGAGCTCGCGCCGCGCAGCGACGTGGCGGCTGCTGCGGAAGTTACGCCGCTCGACACTGGGGAATCGGATGGCGACGACATGCGCCAGGCGTTCCGTGTCGCCCTGGTGGATCTGATGCTCGCGGCCATCGAGGCCTGGGAGAGCGCTACCGCCAGCAACCGGATCGAGCTGGCGGAGAAAAGCCGCATCTGGCGCGTGAACATCGACGACGGGCGCCTGCGCGCCCGTGCGATGGAACGGTATCTGAGCGTGGCCAAGCTTCCACAGAACCCGCGTTGGCGCGACGTCCTGCGTACCGCCTACTACGTGCTGGGCCAATGCGCCGGCATGACCGCCGAATCGCGGGCCCGGCTCCAGGGACGGGTCGATGTGGTGCTCGGGTTCACCCGTCGTGACGCGATGGTGTAG
- a CDS encoding beta strand repeat-containing protein — protein sequence MNRRFLRLGALLVSPLFAAAAQAGPYIFASESSPNLITHPTGYTGAGGQRTLSVCIKTTVLPSGATAAQFGNTVQKAIRTWNAQRVSTNNLGLNANNDIGSSQVDLESVLLHELGHCVGLAHPNHATESALSDPAANGTKSGKGTNAVFDQGAGTDTLHGSRDDVRGDDVNLYWFRTGVNDPLSYPAIIDQTTYTRTVANLPAGHLFPANADRSVLAALGYTNTESSMQQGQYTDEAQRRLTAEDMATFKLAASGIDMTAGTSDDYTMQLNYIGVAESCDITAEFNAGTSFAACSTGGTIFTSNHARVTSAALTFSPTAAWYFSESQNTSTAITGHTPDNQPFGTNYTVSFTVTRNTASPTTTPTGTVEVSDGTNTCTGTLSSGSGSCSMSAPTPGTRTLTANYLGFEGFDSSTSATVTHTVTQRTPTVTITSHSPDPSAVGQAYAVNVTVAGTGGTPGGTVSVSDGSASCNITLSSGSGSCNLTSTTAGTKTLTATYSGDTLFTSASDTESHTVGKTASTTTIGTHNPHPSTVGQSYTVNVSVTGSGGTPTGTVTIGDGATSCNATLSSGAGSCSLTSTTAGTKTLTANYGGDSNFNSSSDTESHTVNKAATTTTIGTHNPHPSTVGQAYTVNVSVTSTAGTPTGTVTISDGSVSCNATLGSGAGSCSLTSTTSGTKTLTADYGGDANFNTSSDTETHTVNKVASTTTIGTHNPHPSTVGQAYTVNVSVTGTGGTPTGTVTIGDGSASCNATLSAGNGSCSLTSTTAGSRTLTASYGGDTTFATSSDTETHTVNKASTTTTIGTHTPDPSTVGQAYTVNISVSSTGGTPTGTVTIGDGSASCNATLSSGSGSCSLTSTTAGTKTLTANYGGDANFTTSSDTETHTVNKASTTTTIGTHTPDPSTVGQAYTVNVSVSSTGGTPTGTVTIGDGSASCNATLSSGSGSCSLTSTTAGTKTLTANYGGDANFTTSSDTETHAVNKASTTTTIGTHNPSPSVVGQAYTVNISVSSTGGTPTGSVTIGDGSVSCNATLSSGSGSCSLTSTTAGTKTLTANYGGDANFTTSGDTETHTVNKASTTTTIGTHTPNPSAVGQAYTVSVSVSSSAGTPTGTVTIGDGSTTCNATLSSGSGSCDLTSTTTGTKTLTANYGGDANFATSSDTETHTVSKANPIVVIQSSTPDSTLVGEPYSVSVTANGAAATPSGTVTVSDGSAQCQVTLSNGSGSCSLNSTTAGTKTLTASYGGDASYNTATSLGFQHVVDKATPGLSVVSHSPSPSVTGTSVMVTIALSTPAGAAAATGVVTVSAPRSTTSCTITLPATSCNLVMTAEGSDNLAVAYGGDANYETASTSVAHTVTVADRIFANGFQAN from the coding sequence ATGAACCGCCGGTTCCTGCGCCTGGGCGCGCTGCTGGTCTCGCCGCTGTTCGCCGCTGCCGCACAGGCAGGGCCCTATATCTTCGCCAGCGAGTCCTCTCCCAATCTCATCACACATCCGACTGGTTACACCGGTGCGGGCGGCCAGCGCACCCTGAGCGTGTGCATCAAGACCACCGTCCTGCCCTCCGGCGCAACCGCCGCGCAATTTGGAAACACGGTCCAGAAGGCGATCCGCACCTGGAACGCCCAGCGGGTTTCGACCAACAACCTGGGCCTCAACGCCAATAACGATATCGGCAGCAGCCAGGTGGACCTGGAATCGGTGCTGCTGCACGAATTGGGGCACTGCGTGGGCCTTGCGCATCCGAATCATGCGACGGAATCGGCGCTGTCGGATCCGGCGGCCAACGGCACCAAGTCCGGTAAGGGCACGAATGCGGTCTTTGACCAGGGTGCGGGCACCGACACGCTGCACGGCTCACGCGATGACGTGCGCGGAGACGACGTCAACCTGTACTGGTTCCGCACCGGCGTCAACGATCCCCTTTCCTATCCGGCGATCATTGATCAGACCACCTATACCCGCACGGTGGCCAACCTGCCCGCCGGGCACCTGTTCCCGGCCAACGCGGACCGCAGCGTCCTTGCAGCACTCGGCTACACCAATACCGAATCGTCGATGCAGCAGGGCCAGTACACGGACGAGGCGCAGCGCCGCCTGACGGCCGAAGACATGGCCACCTTCAAGCTCGCCGCGTCGGGTATCGACATGACCGCCGGCACCAGTGACGACTACACGATGCAGCTCAACTACATCGGGGTCGCCGAATCCTGCGATATCACGGCGGAATTCAACGCAGGCACTTCGTTCGCCGCGTGTTCCACCGGCGGCACGATCTTCACCAGCAACCATGCGCGCGTCACCTCGGCCGCACTGACCTTCTCGCCAACGGCCGCCTGGTACTTCAGCGAGTCGCAGAACACGAGCACGGCGATCACGGGCCACACGCCGGACAACCAACCATTCGGCACGAACTATACGGTCAGCTTTACCGTCACGCGGAACACCGCCTCGCCAACCACCACGCCGACCGGCACCGTCGAGGTGAGCGACGGAACGAACACGTGTACCGGTACCTTGTCCAGCGGCAGCGGCAGTTGTTCGATGAGTGCGCCGACGCCGGGCACCAGGACGCTGACCGCGAACTATCTGGGTTTTGAAGGTTTTGACAGCAGCACCAGCGCTACCGTGACGCACACGGTCACGCAACGCACGCCGACCGTCACCATTACGTCCCATTCGCCGGATCCCTCGGCGGTAGGACAGGCCTACGCCGTGAACGTCACGGTAGCAGGTACAGGCGGTACGCCCGGCGGCACCGTGTCAGTCAGCGATGGTAGCGCCAGCTGCAACATCACCCTCTCCAGCGGCAGCGGCAGCTGCAACCTGACGTCGACCACTGCCGGCACCAAGACGCTCACGGCCACCTACAGCGGCGACACGCTTTTCACCAGCGCATCGGATACCGAATCCCACACGGTGGGCAAGACGGCGTCGACGACGACGATCGGCACACACAATCCGCATCCCTCCACGGTGGGCCAGTCCTACACCGTGAACGTCAGCGTGACCGGCTCGGGCGGCACGCCGACCGGTACCGTCACCATCGGCGACGGCGCGACGAGCTGCAATGCGACGCTCTCCAGCGGCGCCGGCAGCTGCAGCCTGACCTCGACCACGGCCGGCACCAAGACGCTGACGGCCAATTACGGTGGAGACAGCAACTTCAACAGCAGCAGCGATACCGAATCGCACACGGTAAACAAGGCGGCCACGACGACGACGATCGGAACGCACAATCCGCATCCGTCGACGGTCGGGCAGGCTTACACGGTGAACGTGAGCGTGACCAGCACGGCCGGCACGCCGACCGGCACGGTCACCATCAGCGACGGCAGCGTCAGCTGCAACGCCACGCTCGGCAGTGGCGCGGGCAGCTGCAGCCTGACGTCGACGACGTCCGGCACGAAGACGCTGACGGCCGACTATGGCGGGGACGCCAATTTCAACACCAGCAGCGACACGGAAACCCACACGGTGAACAAGGTCGCCTCGACGACGACCATCGGCACGCACAATCCGCACCCGTCGACCGTGGGCCAGGCCTACACCGTCAATGTCAGCGTCACCGGCACCGGCGGAACGCCGACGGGTACGGTCACGATCGGTGACGGCAGCGCCAGCTGCAATGCAACCCTGTCTGCCGGAAACGGCAGCTGCAGCCTTACCTCGACCACCGCCGGCAGCAGAACGTTGACAGCCAGCTACGGCGGCGACACGACCTTCGCCACCAGCAGTGACACGGAAACGCACACGGTGAACAAGGCATCGACCACGACGACGATCGGTACCCATACGCCCGACCCGTCGACAGTCGGCCAGGCGTATACGGTGAACATCAGCGTCAGCAGCACGGGCGGCACGCCGACTGGCACCGTGACGATCGGTGACGGCAGCGCCAGCTGCAACGCGACGCTCTCCAGCGGATCAGGCAGCTGCAGCCTCACCTCCACGACCGCGGGCACCAAGACATTGACCGCGAACTACGGCGGCGATGCGAACTTCACTACCAGCAGCGACACCGAGACGCATACGGTGAACAAGGCGTCGACCACCACGACCATCGGCACGCATACGCCCGACCCGTCGACAGTCGGCCAGGCGTATACGGTGAACGTCAGCGTCAGCAGCACGGGTGGCACGCCGACTGGCACCGTGACGATCGGTGACGGCAGCGCCAGCTGCAACGCGACGCTCTCCAGCGGATCAGGCAGCTGCAGCCTCACCTCCACGACCGCGGGTACCAAGACATTGACCGCGAACTACGGCGGCGATGCGAACTTCACTACCAGCAGCGACACCGAGACGCATGCGGTGAACAAGGCGTCGACCACCACGACCATCGGCACGCACAACCCCAGCCCGTCGGTCGTCGGCCAGGCGTATACGGTGAACATCAGCGTCAGCAGCACGGGCGGCACGCCGACTGGTTCGGTCACGATCGGCGACGGCAGCGTCAGCTGCAACGCGACGCTCTCCAGCGGATCAGGCAGCTGCAGCCTCACCTCCACGACCGCGGGCACCAAGACGTTGACCGCGAACTACGGCGGCGATGCGAATTTCACCACCAGCGGCGACACCGAAACGCACACCGTGAACAAGGCGTCGACCACCACGACCATCGGCACGCATACGCCGAACCCCTCGGCCGTCGGGCAGGCCTATACGGTCAGTGTTTCCGTGAGCAGTTCGGCCGGCACGCCAACCGGTACGGTCACGATCGGCGATGGCAGCACCACGTGTAACGCCACCTTGAGCAGCGGCAGCGGCAGTTGCGATCTCACCTCGACCACGACCGGCACCAAGACACTGACCGCGAACTATGGCGGCGACGCCAATTTCGCCACCAGCAGCGACACGGAAACGCACACGGTGAGCAAGGCGAATCCGATCGTGGTCATCCAGTCGTCCACGCCCGACAGCACGCTCGTCGGTGAGCCCTACAGCGTAAGCGTCACGGCCAATGGTGCGGCCGCGACGCCCAGCGGGACGGTCACCGTCTCCGACGGCAGCGCGCAATGCCAGGTCACCTTGTCCAACGGTTCGGGCAGCTGTTCCCTGAACTCCACGACAGCCGGTACCAAGACGCTGACGGCCAGCTACGGTGGCGATGCCAGCTACAACACAGCGACCAGCCTGGGTTTCCAGCATGTGGTGGACAAGGCCACGCCAGGTCTTTCGGTCGTGTCGCACTCGCCCAGCCCGTCGGTGACCGGTACCAGTGTCATGGTCACGATCGCTTTGTCGACACCCGCTGGCGCCGCGGCCGCCACCGGCGTCGTAACCGTCAGCGCACCGCGCAGCACGACCAGCTGCACGATCACGCTGCCGGCGACGTCCTGCAACCTGGTGATGACGGCGGAAGGCAGCGACAACCTCGCCGTAGCCTACGGCGGTGACGCCAACTACGAGACCGCCTCGACCTCCGTGGCTCACACCGTAACGGTGGCCGACCGCATCTTCGCCAACGGCTTCCAGGCGAATTGA